In a single window of the Mesoplodon densirostris isolate mMesDen1 chromosome 18, mMesDen1 primary haplotype, whole genome shotgun sequence genome:
- the LOC132478873 gene encoding forkhead box protein J1-like — MAESWLRVSGAGAAEEAGPEGGLEEPNALNDSLTSLQWLQDFSFLNAEVPALPSADTDPHGYHELSGSAEPGSPLAADPACLGQPHTPGKPTSLCTPRSAPSGLQASPPDDVDYATNPHVKPPYSYATLICMAMQASKATKITLSAIYKWITDSFCYYRHADPTWQNSIRHNLSLKKGFIKMPREKDEPGKGGFWRIDPQYAERLLSGALKKRRLPPVHIHPAFARQAAPEPSAAPWAGSLTVSTEAQQLLREFEEATGEAGWGAGEGRLGRKRQQPLPKQEAKVPRPSSPLLLTPEEQGELEALKGNFDWEAILDAGTLDGELGTLETSELIPPLSPASHGDVDLTIHGHHIDCPVTWGPPVEQATDSLDFDETFLATSFLEHPWDESTRSSLPPEPLFEAGDATLASDLHDWASLGAFL; from the exons atggcggagagctggctacgcgtctcgggagcaggggcagcggaggaggccggaccggaaggcggcctggaggagcccaacgccctgaatgacagcctgaccagcctgcagtggctgcaggacttctcctttctcaacgCCGAGGTCCCCGCCCTGCCTTCGGCGGACAccgacccccacggctaccacgagctgtcaggctcggccgagccgGGGTCTCCCCTGGCGGCGGACCCCGCCTGCCTGGGGcagccgcacacacccggcaagcccacgtCCTTGTGcacgccgcggagcgccccctcggggctgcaggcctcgcctcccgacgacgtggactacgccaccaacccgcacgtgaagccgccctactcgtatgccacgctcatctgcatggccatgcaggccagcaaggccaccaagatcaccctgtcggccatctacaagtggatcacggacagtTTCTGTTACTaccgccacgctgatcccacctggcag aactccatccgccacaacctgtccctgaagaAGGGCTTCATCAAGATGCCCCGGGAGAAGGacgagccaggcaaggggggctTCTGGCGCATCGAcccccagtacgccgagcggctgctgagtggggccttgaagaagcggcggctgcccccagtccacatccacccggcctttgcccgCCAGGCCGCGCCAGAGCCcagcgccgccccatgggccgggtCACTGACCGTGagcaccgaggcccagcagctgctgcgggagttcgaggaggccactggggaggcgggctggggtgcaggcgagggcaggctggggcgtaagcgtcaacagccgctgcccaagcaggaggccaaggtcccgcggccctccagccccctgctgctgaccccggaggagcagggtgagctggaagccctcaagggcaactttgactgggaggccatcttggacgctggcacgctggacggggagctgggcacgctggagacctcggagctgatcccgccgctgagccctgcctcccacggggacgtggacctcaccatccatggccaccacatcgactgccctgttacctgggggcctccagtggagcaggctaccgacagcctggacttcgatgagaccttcctggccacatccttcctggagcacccctgggacgagagcacccgtagctccctgccccccgagcccctctttgaggccggggatgccacactggcctctgacctgcatgactgggccagcctgggcgccttcttgtaa